A section of the bacterium genome encodes:
- a CDS encoding winged helix-turn-helix domain-containing protein — protein sequence MHQNEVVVAFDIVLEEIENAIAALNREGAQAFESGKYDVARDLMEKGSQMTGFRSRVKDLQKEWLNIFAAVIPQKSRKRKASRYKKLQHGLRTPEDEFRIPILQSLVELGGSAPMNDVLDKVETLMRPKLNAYDHQTLPSDPTIPRWRNTAQWARAAMVKEGLLSSASPRGVWEITDSGRRFLEQHK from the coding sequence ATGCACCAAAACGAAGTAGTTGTTGCATTTGACATAGTGTTGGAAGAAATTGAAAATGCTATTGCAGCGCTTAACCGCGAAGGCGCCCAAGCATTTGAAAGCGGAAAATACGACGTGGCTCGCGATCTTATGGAAAAAGGGTCGCAGATGACCGGTTTCAGGAGTCGCGTTAAGGACTTGCAAAAAGAATGGCTCAATATATTCGCAGCTGTTATCCCGCAGAAATCACGTAAACGTAAGGCGTCTCGTTACAAGAAATTGCAGCATGGCCTACGGACACCTGAAGACGAATTTCGAATTCCGATTCTACAATCCCTAGTTGAGTTAGGTGGCTCTGCTCCCATGAATGATGTGCTTGACAAAGTGGAGACGTTGATGAGGCCCAAGCTAAACGCTTATGACCACCAGACCTTGCCATCTGACCCCACTATTCCACGCTGGCGGAACACCGCCCAATGGGCACGAGCTGCTATGGTGAAAGAGGGATTACTTTCTTCCGCTTCTCCTCGTGGAGTATGGGAGATAACAGATAGCGGTAGAAGATTCCTGGAGCAACACAAATAG
- a CDS encoding potassium channel family protein: MASQVKSLWRIISVFFGLLLSVWKLILLLGGIFTLCVGCLMLFDGKCFSESVYVAFITFLTIGYTDLAPVSTIARIACVILGFAGIAFMGIVVAATIKAIEKS; this comes from the coding sequence ATGGCAAGTCAAGTAAAGAGCTTGTGGCGTATTATCTCCGTCTTTTTCGGTTTGCTACTTTCCGTTTGGAAACTCATACTCCTTCTCGGCGGAATCTTCACCCTCTGTGTCGGATGTCTGATGTTGTTTGATGGAAAATGTTTTTCTGAGTCGGTTTACGTTGCATTCATAACTTTTCTCACCATTGGATACACGGATCTTGCACCAGTCTCGACTATCGCTCGAATAGCATGCGTCATCCTTGGATTTGCTGGTATTGCCTTTATGGGAATTGTTGTTGCTGCTACCATCAAAGCCATAGAAAAATCATGA